From the Micromonospora sediminicola genome, one window contains:
- a CDS encoding SURF1 family cytochrome oxidase biogenesis protein yields MYRFLLTPRWLGYLALTLVAATVMVFLGNWQLDRYRGRSAINDRIDAGATMTPAPLRDALPAPTGGPGSVGPAPAERLTWSRVTATGRYDTANVVLIRGRTVDNKVGFEVLTPLVLADGSAVLVDRGWVPPAPGAGATAQPSVPAAPTGEVTVTGRVVGSESGGGGVDRRDGKLEARRIVIPRLAKQLPYPVTGGYVLLDGQTPAADPAFQAVPIGHTNNWQNFGYVWQWWIFAVMSLVGYGWVARREARRRAGLDGPREPVDRAAEPAAT; encoded by the coding sequence GTGTACCGGTTCCTGCTGACCCCGCGCTGGCTCGGCTACCTCGCGCTGACGCTGGTGGCCGCCACGGTGATGGTGTTCCTGGGCAACTGGCAGCTGGACCGCTACCGGGGCCGGTCGGCGATCAACGACCGGATCGACGCCGGCGCCACGATGACCCCCGCGCCGCTGCGCGACGCGCTGCCCGCACCGACCGGTGGCCCGGGCAGCGTCGGTCCCGCCCCGGCCGAGCGGCTCACCTGGAGCCGGGTCACCGCCACCGGCCGCTACGACACCGCGAACGTCGTGCTGATCCGGGGCCGGACCGTGGACAACAAGGTCGGCTTCGAGGTGCTCACGCCGCTGGTGCTGGCCGACGGCAGCGCGGTGCTGGTCGACCGCGGGTGGGTCCCGCCCGCGCCGGGCGCCGGCGCCACCGCCCAGCCGTCCGTGCCGGCCGCGCCGACCGGCGAGGTCACCGTCACCGGCCGGGTGGTCGGCAGCGAGAGCGGTGGCGGCGGGGTGGACCGGCGCGACGGCAAGCTGGAGGCCCGGCGGATCGTCATCCCCCGCCTGGCGAAGCAGCTGCCCTACCCGGTGACCGGCGGTTACGTGCTGCTCGACGGGCAGACCCCGGCCGCCGACCCGGCGTTCCAGGCGGTGCCGATCGGGCACACCAACAACTGGCAGAACTTCGGCTACGTCTGGCAGTGGTGGATCTTCGCGGTGATGAGCCTGGTCGGCTACGGCTGGGTGGCCCGCCGGGAGGCGCGTCGACGGGCCGGCCTGGACGGCCCGCGCGAGCCGGTGGACCGGGCCGCCGAGCCCGCCGCCACCTGA
- a CDS encoding cobyrinate a,c-diamide synthase — MTDVPRVVLSAPSSGHGTGALSLGLLAALAERGVPVAGFKVGPDQVDAAYLGLAAGRPGRTLDPRLVGPERVAPLFAHGAAGAGFALVQGTMGLYDSVAGRPESESTAAVATALRSPVVLVVDVAAMGQSVAALVHGFRSYDEQLWLGGVILNRVASPRHETLLREALDDVGVPVYGALRRHELPPVLPARRHGAAPVVRGDAEAERGVRRLGEAVAATVDLDRLLALARSAPALTVEPWSPEPADGPSAPAERPVVALAGGPAGSYSHPEVAELLRAAGAEVVTLDPLRDEALPAGARALVVGGGLPETYAEQLSANRRLCIAVAELARSGRPVVAEGAGLLWLARELDGLPMCGVLDAVGTVRDGLVVGYRDATAVTGSVVAPAGAAVTGHKQHAAVLTPRAGDQPAWRWDGGTPEGFVRHGVHASQLVPHWAALPGVASRLVAAALAPSAALA, encoded by the coding sequence ATGACCGACGTGCCGCGCGTCGTGCTGAGCGCGCCCTCCTCCGGGCACGGCACCGGTGCCCTCTCCCTCGGCCTGCTCGCCGCCCTCGCCGAGCGCGGCGTGCCGGTGGCCGGCTTCAAGGTCGGGCCGGACCAGGTGGACGCGGCGTACCTGGGGCTGGCCGCCGGTCGCCCCGGCCGCACGCTGGACCCCCGGCTGGTCGGCCCGGAGCGGGTCGCGCCGCTCTTCGCGCACGGCGCGGCCGGCGCCGGGTTCGCGCTGGTCCAGGGCACCATGGGGCTCTACGACTCGGTCGCCGGTCGGCCGGAGAGCGAGTCCACCGCCGCCGTGGCCACCGCGCTGCGCAGCCCGGTGGTGCTGGTCGTGGACGTCGCCGCGATGGGGCAGTCGGTGGCCGCGCTGGTGCACGGCTTCCGCTCCTACGACGAGCAGCTCTGGCTGGGTGGCGTGATCCTCAACCGGGTGGCCTCGCCCCGGCACGAGACGCTGCTGCGCGAGGCGCTCGACGACGTGGGGGTGCCGGTCTACGGCGCGCTGCGTCGGCACGAGCTGCCCCCGGTGCTGCCCGCCCGCCGGCACGGCGCCGCGCCCGTGGTGCGCGGTGACGCCGAGGCCGAGCGCGGCGTGCGCCGGCTCGGTGAGGCGGTCGCCGCCACCGTCGACCTGGACCGGCTGCTGGCGCTGGCCCGGTCCGCTCCCGCCCTGACCGTGGAGCCCTGGTCGCCGGAGCCGGCGGACGGTCCGTCCGCCCCGGCGGAGCGGCCGGTGGTGGCGCTGGCCGGCGGCCCGGCCGGCAGCTACAGCCATCCGGAGGTCGCCGAGCTGCTGCGGGCCGCCGGCGCCGAGGTGGTCACGCTCGACCCGCTGCGCGACGAGGCGCTGCCCGCCGGGGCCCGCGCGCTGGTCGTCGGCGGCGGGCTCCCCGAGACGTACGCGGAGCAGCTCTCCGCCAACCGCCGGCTGTGCATCGCGGTGGCCGAGCTGGCCCGGTCGGGCCGTCCGGTGGTCGCCGAGGGGGCGGGCCTGCTCTGGCTGGCGCGCGAGTTGGACGGCCTGCCGATGTGCGGCGTGCTCGACGCGGTCGGCACGGTCCGCGACGGCCTGGTGGTCGGATACCGGGACGCGACGGCGGTCACCGGCAGCGTGGTGGCGCCGGCCGGCGCGGCCGTGACCGGGCACAAGCAGCACGCCGCCGTGCTCACCCCGCGCGCCGGTGACCAACCGGCCTGGCGCTGGGACGGCGGCACCCCGGAGGGCTTCGTCCGCCACGGTGTGCACGCCTCGCAGCTGGTGCCGCACTGGGCCGCGCTTCCGGGCGTCGCGTCCCGCCTGGTGGCCGCCGCGTTGGCGCCCTCGGCGGCCCTGGCGTGA
- a CDS encoding GNAT family N-acetyltransferase, with protein sequence MIGQVAVRRFPALTVSTPRTEVRRLVATDAAAVDEVFGDRQTQRWLPLAEAAGQIDGRAWCTELARQRRDSGDGDHWAVVRREDQRVVGCLWTRRTDWGARLTEVSYAIAPHARGYGLAAEAVDAVAIALILEHGFHRVELRVAPGNVASRRVAEKAGFSYEGLLRNAGFVRGARVDLELWSFVAADLR encoded by the coding sequence GTGATCGGTCAGGTGGCGGTACGCCGGTTCCCGGCGCTGACCGTCTCCACCCCGCGGACCGAGGTGCGCCGGCTGGTCGCGACGGACGCGGCGGCGGTCGACGAGGTGTTCGGCGACCGGCAGACCCAGCGGTGGCTGCCGCTGGCCGAGGCGGCCGGGCAGATCGACGGGCGGGCGTGGTGCACGGAGCTGGCCCGGCAGCGGCGGGACAGCGGCGACGGCGACCACTGGGCGGTGGTCCGTCGGGAGGACCAGCGCGTGGTGGGGTGCCTGTGGACCCGCCGCACCGACTGGGGCGCCCGGCTCACCGAGGTGTCGTACGCGATCGCGCCGCACGCCCGCGGCTACGGCCTGGCCGCCGAGGCGGTGGACGCGGTGGCCATCGCGCTGATCCTGGAGCACGGATTCCACCGGGTGGAGCTGCGGGTGGCGCCCGGCAACGTCGCGTCCCGGCGGGTGGCCGAGAAGGCCGGTTTCAGCTACGAGGGCCTGTTGCGCAACGCCGGTTTCGTCCGCGGCGCCCGGGTGGACCTGGAGTTGTGGTCCTTCGTCGCCGCCGACCTCCGCTGA